Proteins from a genomic interval of Macadamia integrifolia cultivar HAES 741 unplaced genomic scaffold, SCU_Mint_v3 scaffold69, whole genome shotgun sequence:
- the LOC122069676 gene encoding ubiquinone biosynthesis O-methyltransferase, mitochondrial-like, with the protein MAAKSLKLCRVLSCIFPLSRFSISRSSYILQIRSYADVPQPSSVDPSPAKINGRNDGNAGRTSVSSSLNEVELAKFSAIAETWWDSEGPFKPLHALNPTRLSFIRSTLCRHFRKDPYCARPFEGLKIVDVGCGGGILSEPLARMGASVTGIDAVDKNIKIAQLHAELDPMTSSIEYCCTTAEKLVEEQKKFDAVISLEVIEHVADPAEFCKSLAALTVPDGATVISTVNRSMRSYAASIIAAEYLLHWVPKGTHQWSSFLTPEELVLILERASISVQEIAGFVYNPLTGKWAVSDDVSVNFIAYGSKNSQ; encoded by the exons ATGGCTGCGAAATCGTTGAAGCTATGCCGAGTTCTCTCCTGCATTTTTCCTCTTTCACGTTTCTCGATTTCGAGATCTTCTTATATCCTCCAAATAAGGTCTTATGCAGATGTCCCTCAACCCTCTTCGGTTGATCCCTCTCCGGCAAAGATTAATGGAAGGAATGATGGGAATGCGGGGAGAACATCTGTTTCTTCATCTTTGAACGAGGTGGAATTAGCCAAGTTCTCTGCCATTGCTGAAACCTG GTGGGACTCTGAAGGGCCATTTAAACCATTACATGCTTTGAACCCAACAAGACTTTCCTTCATTCGGTCCACTCTTTGCAGACATTTCAG AAAGGATCCTTATTGTGCCAGGCCTTTTGAAGGCCTGAAAATTGTGGATGTTGGTTGTGGAGGTGGGATTCTTTCAGAG CCTCTTGCCCGAATGGGAGCTTCTGTAACAGGAATAGATGCGGtggataaaaatatcaaaattgcaCAGCTTCATGCC GAATTGGATCCAATGACATCGTCAATAGAATATTGTTGCACAACTGCTG AAAAGTTGGTTGAGGAACAGAAGAAGTTTGATGCTGTCATTTCTCTAGAG GTGATTGAGCATGTAGCGGATCCTGCTGAATTTTGCAAATCCTTGGCAGCATTAACTGTTCCTGATGGAGCTACTGTAATCTCTACGGTAAATCGCTCTATGAGATCATATGCTGCATCCATAATTGCTGCCGAGTACCTTCTTCATTGG GTCCCTAAAGGCACACATCAGTGGTCGAGTTTCCTTACTCCTGAAGAACTAGTCCTGATCCTAGAACGAGCTTCTATCTCT GTTCAAGAGATTGCAGGTTTTGTTTACAACCCATTGACTGGAAAGTGGGCGGTATCTGATGACGTAAGTGTAAATTTCATTGCATATGGTAGCAAAAATAGCCAATAA